A genomic region of Ammospiza nelsoni isolate bAmmNel1 chromosome 3, bAmmNel1.pri, whole genome shotgun sequence contains the following coding sequences:
- the PELI1 gene encoding E3 ubiquitin-protein ligase pellino homolog 1 has protein sequence MFSPDQENHPSKAPVKYGELIVLGYNGSLPNGDRGRRKSRFALFKRPKANGVKPSTVHIACTPQAAKAISNKDQHSISYTLSRAQTVVVEYTHDSNTDMFQIGRSTESPIDFVVTDTVPGSQSNSDTQSVQSTISRFACRIICERNPPFTARIYAAGFDSSKNIFLGEKAAKWKTSDGQMDGLTTNGVLVMHPRNGFTEDSKPGVWREISVCGNVFSLRETRSAQQRGKMVENETNQLQDGSLIDLCGATLLWRTAEGLARTPTVKHLEALRQEINAARPQCPVGFNTLAFPSMKRKDVVDEKQPWVYLNCGHVHGYHNWGNKEERDGKDRECPMCRSVGPYVPLWLGCEAGFYVDAGPPTHAFSPCGHVCSEKTTAYWSQIPLPHGTHTFHAACPFCAHQLAGEQGYIRLIFQGPLD, from the exons ATGTTTTCTCCTGATCAAGAAAATCATCCATCCAAAGCACCAGTCAAATATGGTGAATTGATCGTACTGGG GTACAATGGGTCTCTCCCAAATGGAGAtagagggagaaggaaaagtaggtttgctttatttaaaaGGCCCAAGGCAAATGGGGTGAAACCCAGCACTGTGCACATTGCCTGTACCCCTCAAGCAGCAAAG GCAATAAGTAATAAGGACCAACACAGCATATCTTACACTTTGTCTCGGGCCCAGACTGTAGTAGTTGAATATACTCATGACAGCAACACAGATATGTTCCAG ATTGGTCGGTCAACAGAGAGCCCTATAGACTTTGTAGTAACAGATACAGTTCCTGGGAGTCAGAGTAATTCAGATACACAGTCTGTGCAGAGCACAATATCAAGGTTTGCCTGCAGGATCATATGTGAACGTAACCCTCCATTTACAGCAAGAATATATGCTGCAGGATTTGACTCctcaaaaaacatttttcttggG GAGAAAGCTGCAAAGTGGAAGACATCCGATGGGCAAATGGATGGACTAACAACAAATGGAGTTCTTGTTATGCATCCTCGTAATGGATTCACAGAAGACTCCAAGCCAGGGGTGTGGAGAGAGATTTCTGTGTGTGGGAATGTGTTCAGCCTCCGTGAAACCAGATCAGCTCaacagagggggaaaatg gttGAGAACGAGACGAACCAGCTGCAGGACGGCTCCCTGATCGACCTGTGCGGGGCGACGCTGCTGTGGCGCACGGCCGAGGGGCTGGCGCGCACGCCCACCGTCAAGCACCTGGAGGCTCTGAGGCAGGAGATCAACGCAGCCAGGCCCCAGTGCCCCGTGGGCTTCAACACCCTGGCCTTCCCCAGCATGAAGAGAAAAGATGTTGTAGACGAGAAGCAGCCGTGGGTGTACCTGAACTGCGGCCACGTGCACGGCTACCACAACTGGGGGAACAAAGAGGAGAGGGACGGCAAGGACCGCGAGTGCCCCATGTGCCGCTCCGTCGGCCCCTACGTGCCGCTGTGGCTCGGCTGTGAGGCGGGATTTTACGTGGATGCCGGACCTCCGACTCATGCGTTCAGCCCCTGTGGACACGTGTGCTCAGAAAAGACAACTGCATATTGGTCCCAAATTCCTCTTCCTCACGGTACTCACACTTTTCACGCAGCCTGTCCCTTCTGTGCGCATCAGCTGGCTGGTGAGCAGGGTTACATCAGGCTCATTTTCCAAGGGCCTCTCGACTAA